The DNA window AAAGTCTCAATAGACCGAAAGAACTTGCAATATTCTTTACTAACTCACTTAACGGTCAGGTTGAATCTTGTGACTGTCCGCGTAATCCATTTGGCGGACTTTCAAGAAGGGCAACTTTACTTAAACAACAACGGGCGAAATATCCCAACAATTTGCTTTTAGATTCAGGTGATTTGTTTTCCTATTATCCTTCTTCTAATTCTGTTGCCGGTATTTTAAAGATTTATGAGATATTAAATTATGACGCTGTTGGCATTGGAGACATAGAATTCTCGTATGCCGATTTTATAAAAACCATCGACAAGTATAAAGTCCCGTTTCTTGCTTCAAATATAAATTATTGTGAAGGAGATATTTGCAGGTTTATTACACCTCACGATAAGATAATTGAAAAACAAAACTTAAAAATTAAAATAATATCAATTATTTATCCGGATATATTTGGTCTCTACCCGGAAACTATTCTTAAAAATCTAAAGATTTTAACAGTAGATGATGTTCTAACTCAGGATAAAAAGGACTGTGACCTTTTAATTTTAATTTCTCACGCAGGATATGACGTTGACAGAACGCTTGCGGAAAAGTTCAGAAATATTGATGTAATTATTGGCGGGCATTCACAGACTCTTTTAGGAAACCCTACTAAAATCGGCAACACGTTGATTGTTCAAGCTGGAGATAATGGTAAATATGTGGGGAAACTTTTATTAAAATTTGATGAATCAAAAAAAATCATATCCTTTGAAAATGAACTCACACCACTTACTAAAGAAATTCCTGATGATAGTGAAGTGAAAAATTTAATTGCTGAATATCATTTATCGCATAAAAATACCGCAGCCGGTGCAGTCGGTGCAATTGACACACCCACTGGCGGTCCTCATAGAATAGGACGCTAAATGATAAAAAAAGTCTTTTATTTATTCTCCTTCACCAAATACCCCGTCAAGTTTCACTTGACGGGAATAAAGAAAAGGAGAACCCCCACGTCTAGTTTTGTCTACGACAAAACTGTGCGAGGTGGCAATTTGATACCCCGCAGCTTGCTGTGGGGAGCTTTATTCTTTCCTTTTTTCTTTCTAACCTTTTCATATTGTCAAGCCATTGAAATTGATAAAAATATTATTGATTTAGGTTCTTTCAAAGAAGGGATTATAATAGAACAAACGCTTAACATAAAAAATACATCAAAAAATATTTTAAACATTGGTGTTCGCCCTTCTTGTAATTGTATAACTGTTACTCCTGAAAAATACAACCTTAAACAAAATCAAAATATTAATATTAAAGTTAAAGTTAATACTGCAGGATATACAAGTAACATAAATGAAAAAATATTTATTCAGTCAAATGATTCTAAAAATCCATACATCTCAATTGATGTTAAGGGTAAATTAGTATCCAACAAAAACCTGACAATTCCAATTACAATATTTGACTCCGTTGGTTGTCTTTTTTGCATTGAATTAGAAAAAAATACCATACCTTTATATGAAAAAAAATATAATGTAAAAATAGAACTTACCAAATATCCTGTTAGCGACCCCAAAAACTATTCTTCACTTGTTCTTCTTGAAAAAAAGATGGGTAAGACATTAAATAAAATTCCTGTACTTTTCATCGGCAATGATATAATAGGCGGGAAAGAAGAAATTAAAAAGAATTTATCCTTTTTAATAGAAAAATATATAAAGCTTGGCGGGGCGAAGAAAATAGACATTCCTTCAGGTGAAGTTAAAAAAAGTGATGTCACCTCAAAATTAAGTTTACTTCCTATCGTATCTGCAGGTTTAATTGACAGCGTAAATCCCTGCGCATTTGCTACAATCATATTTCTTATTACATATTTGAACATGGTTTTAAAAAAGCAAAAATACGAAATATTATTAACAGGAATGTCTTTTGTTGTCGGTGTATTTGTAACCTATTTTTTAATTGGCTTAGGGTTACTAAAATTCCTCCAGCAAATCAATCAAATTTTAATAATCTCAAAAATAATGTATTTATTAATCGGAGTACTTGTACTCTTCGTTTCTTTTCAGCATTTAAGGGAAGCAATAGCAATAAAGAAAGGTACTAACATATATGATAATACCATAAAACTAAAACTTCCCAATAAATTACGTTGGATAATTTATACTGTAATTACAAAATTAGCTGCATTGAAATATTTAATACCGATTGCATTTTTAATAGGTGCTGCCATTACTATTTTAGAATTGTTTTGCACCGGTCAGATATATTTGCCCACAATAATGTATATTATAAAACTTCCTAATTACCACACACAAGGTATCCTCTATTTATTACTATACTGTTTATTGTTCGTATTGCCTCTAATAATCATATTTTTCTTATTCTATTATGGTTTAGATATTGACTTACTTGAAGCAGCTTTTAGAAAGAAGATATTTTTAATAAAAATACTTATGTCTGCCTTCTTCCTAACCCTTGGAATAATAATTTTCATAATAACATTTTTTACTTGACAAATATTATTAAATTTGTATAATTATAATTAAGTGGCAAATGTGTAGTTAATTTGTGGTTGTTCTGTAGTTAAGCTGCACGGATTGTTTAATAAGGAGGGCTAAAGTAGATGCGTGGTAAAGTAAAGTGGTTCAATGACTCCAAGGGTTACGGCTTCTTGGCGAAAGATGATGGTTCAGGTGATGTGTTCGTTCACTTTTCTTCTATTTCCGGTGATGGCTTTAAAACACTGGCAGAAGGCGATGCAGTTGAATTTGACGTTACGGATTCTGATAAAGGTCCAAAAGCAACTAATGTGAAAAAAGTCTAAGAACATTATATAAAAGCAAAAACCAACCTCGATATATTCGAGGTTGGTTTTTTTTCTATGCGCGGAAGCCGGCTCTACCGAAACGGCTGAGTCTATTTTTTTGAGTCCCCTACTGGAGACCAAAAAAATGATCCCGCAAAGCGTGGGCACATGATCCCGATTACAAATTCCATTATAAATAAAAATCGGGTTAGTGCTCGGAGGTCGGAGCAACTGCACCGACCGAGAACACAATCCCGATTACATATTCAGTTATAAATAAAAATCGGGATGATCAATCGGAAGCCGGAGCTATCACACCGACCGAGCACAGATTAAAAAGGAGATGTAACAAATGAAAAAAATAATGTTGACAACGATAACAGTAATGCTGATTAGTATATGGCAAGTATGTTTAGCAAGTTCTATTGGAACGATAAATCCTGTGTTGTTATGGGAAAAAAAATTGCCCTTTAAAATTGATGATATCAAAATGGCAAAGGGAAGCGGAGATATTATTTTTGTTTCTAACAGTCAAATAATACTTTATGATAAAAATGGTTACAAAAGATTTCAATGGGGACCTAGGGTAGATAGGGCACCAAGTGGAGTAGATATATCTGATAATGGAAGTATAATTATTTATCAAACTAATTGGACAGAGGATTATATTTGGGAAAAAGGAATAGATTTGCAAAAATCAGGTTGGGATATTAAAATACATTATGCTACCAGAAAAGGAAAAGAACTCTGGAATAAAAAAATGGTGGGAGCAGGGTATTTGTCTCCTGATGGAAGTATGGTAGCAGTTGGTCCTTCTGGTGGAGAGGGAAGCAACTTAACTCTTTTAGATTCCAATGGAAAACAAATTTGGGAATACATTTATGAAATTGGGGGGGGGCTAATATAGCTTTTTCTCCAGATTCTAGCTTTATAGGGTTATCTGATGGAGGTGTGGGTGGTGATTTACGATTATTTAATAGATATGGTAATCTTATGTTTGAAAAAACACAATGTGATGGAATTGTATCACTTTCTGAAGATGGTAATTATATTTCAACTTATCCTCATGAAGATGTAATACATCCTGAATTTTCTCATCATGGAAAAGTTTATGATAAGAATGGAAATGTAGTTATAGAAGGTTTTGGTTCAGTATCAGCAGACGGAAAAAGATTCGCTCTTTTACTTGATACTACAACCATTATTTATTCTCTGCCAGATAAGATAGTAATAAAAGAATATCCTATTCAGGGGACAGATGTAGTATTATCTTCTGATGGAAGATTTATAGTGGTGGTGGGAACAAAGACAGATACTGCGTCTACTAATAATATCATTGTTATTGATTCGCAAGAAGATAGAATTTGGGAGACATATGCATCATATACGAATACATCTCCACATATTTTTCTAACGAAAGATGGCAAGTATTTATTGGTTATTAGTTATCAAGAAAATAAACTTTTTTACTATAACCTCTACTAAATAAAAATATAAAATTATGTTAAAATACAAATGGTTTTTAATTTCTTTTGTTGTTTTTAGTCTTAGGGGAGTTGACTTGGTTGACTTAGGCGATAAAACAATATAAAAAAAGTCCTCAGTAAAGTTGCATAGTAATGCAACCGCTACAAATTGAGGATTTTTTTATTGACTTTTTTTAACAGATGAATATAATGAGAGTGTTGTCCGAAGTATAAATAACAATCTCTAATTGCATACCTTATGATAAATTTCATTTTCAGAAAACTGTTTGGAACAAAATCAGAACGGGACATCAAAAAACTCCAACCTTTAATAGAGCAAATTAATCTTTTGGAAGAACAAATCAAAAAACTATCAGATGATAGTTTAAAGTTGAAAACTACCGAATTAAAGAAACGCCTTTCGGATGGTGAAACTATAGAAGATATTTTACCGGAAGCTTTTGCAGTTGTAAGGGAAACCTCAAAACGCACGATAGGTTTAAGGCATTTTGATGTCCAGCTCATCGGAGGAATGATCCTGCATCAGGGTAAAATATCTGAAATGAAAACCGGTGAAGGAAAAACACTTATTGCTCCTCTTGCGGCATATTTAAATTCCCTGACAGGGAATGGCGTACATATAGTAACTGTTAATGATTATCTTGCAAAACGTGACCGTTACTGGATGGGTCCTATCCATGAATTTTTGGGGTTAACCGTAGGCTTTATCCAGCATGATACCTCAGATGAAGAGAGAAAATTGATGTATCAATGTGATATTACATATGTTACAAATTCAGAACTTGGTTTCGATTATCTGCGTGATAATATGAAACGTTCAAAAGAAGAAAGAGTCTTGCGGGAATTAAATTATGCGATAGTTGATGAAGTCGACTCAATTTTAATTGACGAAGCAAGAACTCCTTTGATAATTTCCGGTCCTGCCGAAGAATCAACTGACAAATATTATATTATCAATAAAATAATTCCGCACCTTAAACGAAAAAAAATTACTGAAGCAGAAGAGATAGATGCAAAATACAAAGGAGTTGATTTGGCTGTCGGTTATGACGCTATTATAGATGAAAAAAATCACACGGTCACATTAACAATGCAAGGTGTACAAAAATGCGAGAAAATGCTGGGTATAAAAAACCTTTATGATGATGTACAGTCAGAATGGGTCCATCATATAAACCAGGCACTAAAAGCGCACGACCTTTTCAATAAGGACATTGATTATGTTGTTAAAGACGGTGAGGTTTTAATTGTTGATGAATTTACAGGACGACTTATGCCGGGTCGCCGCTGGTCTGAAGGTCTTCACCAGGCGGTTGAGGCAAAGGAAAATTTAAGAATTGCCGAAGAGAACCAGACACTTGCAACTATAACCTATCAAAACTTTTTTAAACTCTACAAAAAGATATCAGGTATGACAGGTACAGCAATGACTGAAGCACATGAGTTCTGGCATATATATAAGCTGGATGTTGTTGAAATACCTACGAACCAACCAATGATACGCAGTGATTTTCCGGACGTTATTTATCGAACTGCAAAAGAAAAATACGATGCAATTTTACAGGAAATAGAAGAACTCCATAAAATTGGAAGACCTATTTTAGTCGGCACCCGCTCAATTGAAAAAAACGAAAAACTTTCGGCAATGTTAAAGAAGCGAGGCGTACCGCATCAATTACTAAATGCTAAATTTCACGAACAGGAAGCTCAAATTATAGCACAGGCGGGAAGGAAAAAAGCAGTGACGGTAGCAACAAATATGGCGGGAAGAGGAACCGATATTGTTTTAGGCGGAACTCCTTCAGAACCTTCAGAACAGGAAGAAGTTAAAAAACTTGGCGGACTTCATATAATAGGAAGTGAAAGACATGATGCGAGAAGAATAGACAATCAATTAAGAGGCAGGTCAGGCAGGCAGGGAGACATGGGCTCGTCAAGGTTTTTCTTATCGCTGGAAGATGAACTAATGCGGCTTTTCGGTTCAGATAGAATTGCACCTATTATGGAAAGACTCGGTATGAAAGAGGGTGAGGTCATTGAGCATCCGCTTGTTTCACGTGCTATAGAAAATGCACAGCGAAAAGTAGAGGAAATGAATTTTGAAATACGAAAAAATTTACTTGAGTACGACAATGTAATGAACAAGCAGCGGGAAGTAATTTATGCACTGAGAAATTCTATACTTGAAGGTGATAATATTTCCGAAAAGATTTGGAATATGATAGATGAGACTGTTGATGAAAAAATTGAAATCTACTGTCCTAAAAAAGAATATCCTGAAAAATGGGAAATTGATACAATTTTTATATGGGCAAAGAAAACTTTTGGACTTGATTTAAAACTTTCCGGTGAAGAAATACAGAAACTTAACCAGGAATCATTCAAAGAATTACTGATAGATAAAATAAAGAATATCTACAATCAGCGTGAAACAGAATTTACAAAAGAAATAATGGAAAACATAGAAAAACAAGTCATGCTTCAGGTGATTGATAATGCCTGGAAAAATCATCTTTATGATTTAGACCAGCTGCGTAAAGGTGTAGGACTCCGTGCGTATGGGCAGAAAGATCCTTTAGTTGAATATAAGAAAGAATCGTTGTCTCTTTTTATGATGATGATGGACAGAATACGAGAAGAAAGCGTTGAATATATTTTTAGAGTTCAGGTAATGCCCCAGCCAAGAACGAGACCTGCACCACTTCCACTTGGCACACAAAAACCAAAAATAGAAAACCAGTTTAATCAAACACAACAGCCACAGTCAGATATTCCAAAAACTCTCAAAAAAATTGGAAGAAATGATCCTTGCCCTTGCGGTAGCGGTAAAAAATACAAGAAATGTTGTGGGAAGTAAACATTCATGTTTCATAAAATAAAATTAATTACTAATAAAAATGTTGAATTTATTAATATTACATCTATTGTTGAAAAGAATATTTTAGAATCAAAATCCAACAATGGTACTTGCGTTGTCTTTGTTCCGCACACAACTGCCGGAATCACAATTAATGAAAATGCTGACCCCGATGTAGTGGAAGATATTTTGATGATTTTGGATAAAAAAATCCCGTTAAACGATGCTAATTATAAGCATTCAGAAGGAAACTCTGCAGCTCATGTAAAAGCATCATTAATGGGTTCATCTGTAACAATAATTATTGAAAATGGAAAATTTCAGCTTGGCATGTGGCAGGGAATATACTTTTGTGAATTTGACGGTCCAAGAACTCGTGAATTTTGGATAAAAGTAATTTCTTAATCTTGCGACAAAGGAGCTTATTTTATGAACTACAAATCTTTAGAAAATCAGATTGTTAAATGGTTAAAAAAGAAAGTTAAAGAATCCGGTCAGAAGGGAATTGTTTTAGGACTTTCAGGAGGAATTGATTCTTCTGTTGTCGCTGTTTTAAGTAAAAAAGCGGTGGGAAAAAACAATTTATTATGTATTATTTTACCTTGTCAGTCTCAGAAATCAGATATTAATGACGCAAAGAAAGTAATAAGAAAATTTGGTCTTAACTCTAAAACGATTGATATTACAAAAATATTTGATAATTTTATTAAAATATTGCCGACAGGAAATAAGCTATCAAATGCCAACTTAAAACCCCGGCTAAGAATGCTTGTATTGTATTATTTTGCAAATAAATTAAATTATGTTGTTGCCGGCACAGGTAACAAATCTGAGCTTTCAATCGGCTATTTTACAAAATATGGCGATGGCGGAGTAGATATACTTCCGATAGGCAACCTTTATAAATCGGAAGTCAGAGGGTTGGCTAAAGAATTAAATATACCGGAAGAAATTATAAAAAAACCGCCGACTGCCGGGTTATGGGCAGGGCAAACTGACGAGAGTGAAATTGGAACAACCTATGACGAATTAGAATGGCAATTAAAAAATAAAAAATATACTAAAAAAATAAGTAAATATGTGAATCGCGCAAAGCACAAGTTGTGTACTCCCTCAATATTTAAACCATAATGAAAAAAATACTTTTATGTATTTTATCATCAATACTTTTAATTTTATCATTCCCAAAAACATCATTATGGTTTCTTGCTTGGATTTCACTTGTACCGCTTTTTGCTGCAATTCAAGATGAAAAACCGTTAAAATCATTTTTATACGGAATTTTCACCGGTCTAATTTTTTATTGTGGAATTTTATATTGGCTTGCTACGACATTTTCTGCCGCCGGCGAATCAATAATAGTCAGCATAACCGTTCTTATTTTACTTTCTTTTTATCTTGCAATTTACTTTGGACTTTTCTGCCTTTCATATTCCTTACTTCCTACTACCCACTCCCTACTTCCTGTTTTTCTTCCTGCCTTTACCTGGGTTTCTTTAGAACTTATTCGTACACATCTTTTCACAGGCTTTCCTTGGGCACTTTTAGGCTATACACAATGGAACTTTCTTCCTATAATCCAGATTTCAGAATTCACAGGGGTCTATGGAATATCGTTCCTTATTGTTATTACAAATTTAACAATTTTAAAAATTATTAATGAACGCTCTTTAAAGAATATTTCAACAATTGTAACTTGTTTTCTTTTTTTAATCAGTTTACTATTCGGTTTTTTTAAACTTAACAAATCAACGAATGAACAAATGAACAAATCAACGATTATAAGTATTTTGCAAGGCAACATAGATCAGTATAAAAAATGGGATAATACATATGAACAGGAGATACTTGATACGTATTCACAACTGGCTAACTTGTGTCCGTCAAAAACCAACTTAATTATTTGGCCGGAATCAGCGATTCCGGAGGATTTGGTAAATAACAAAAATATTTCCAATTGGATTAAGAATCTTGCAAAAAAAACAAGGACCCAACATTTAGTTGGTTCAAACGTTTTTAGAAACAATGAAAATTATACTTCAGCTTTTTTAATATCTAATGACGGTAAGATTATAGATGAATATTCTAAAATTCATCTCGTACCATTCGGAGAATATGTTCCTCTAAGACATATTATAGGCAAATTTGTAAAAGCAATAAATGAAATAGGAGAATTTACACCAGGTAAAGAATATAACGTTATTAATTCTGCAATCGGAAAGATTGGAGTAAACATCTGTTTTGAAACAATATTCCCAAACGAAACAAGAAAATCAATCAGAAATGGAGCTGAAATAATAGTAAATATTACAAATGACGCATGGTATCTTAAAACATCTGCACCGTATCAGCACTTTACGATTAATATTTTCAGAGCGGTTGAAAATAGGCGCGAAGTTATAAGAGCGGCGAATACAGGTATTTCAGGATTCATAGATTCTTGCGGTAGAGTAAGATTAAAAACAAATATTTTCACTAAAACAATACTTACTGATTCTATCCAACTTTCCAGCAAATTAACTTTTTATACAAAACATGGAGATATTTTTGCATATATTTGTACTTTATTAACTATTATCATTTTAGTTAAAAAATATTTCAATTTTTAATTATTTATTAAACCTATTGAAAAATAATATTATTTTGATATAATGAGGTTGCTTAAAAACCAACAATTTCTAGTTACCTATTAAACGACAGATTATGCAGATAGTTCTTGTGTAACCGTTGTTAAAAATTCCCATCCCGATGTTACATCGGGATAGATATAATCAGTAGCTGTTAATCGTTTTTCCAACAGCCACATAATACAAAATGAAACAACAATTAAAACTGAATCCCGCAATAGGAACAAGCATTTGTCAGATATTAGGAACGCGATTAACTAATATGGTAAAACTATCTGACAATAGATTTAATCAACTCATAAATGAACTGGAAGCACATCCCTTTTTTGAAAAATTAAAAAATGAAAATATTGTCAGATATAAAAAATTTCACAGAGGGGGATTTTATTCACAATTTTTAGAATTGAACGAAAACCTCTCTACCGACCACACATCTCCTGATGTAGAATTAATTTTAGAAACAAAACAAAAGGCAATTCAAATAATCAAAAAAATAGGATTATCAAATTTTCAAAAGTACTTCCTGTACGCTACAGATAATATTTCAAACAACGAAATGGCAACAAAATGCGGAATATCCGTTAATGAAATAAACATCGTCGTCAAGTTACTAAATGAAATATCCATTCATTCCGAATTTTATAATCCTTCGAAACTTGATATAAAATCACAAATTAAATATAACAAACTTGCGTTAGTGGAGAGAACCAGTAACGATGATTTTACAATAAATTTTTTTTCGCCGAACTTAGCAAGAGGAAAATATGAAATTGATTATGAAAAGCTTGAAATACTAAAAAATAAAAAAATAAAATCATTTGTTCGCAAACTTGAATTGGTCAACATAAGAAAAACGGTTATATATAAAATATTAGAAAGTGTAATATTGCATCAAAAAGAATTTTTATTTTCAAGTGATTTAGATAAAAGAAGATTATTGACACAAAGGGAACTTGCTGAACATATTAATGTAAACCCGAGTATTATTTGCCGTAGTATAATGAACAAAAGCATTGAATTTAGATCCGGCAAAGAAATTCCTTTAAAAAATTTCTTTTTAAACAAGAAAGATATAAAAATATCACTCATTAAAACAATTATTAACAAAAATAAAGCAAATATTAGTGCTGAAAAAATAAAGAAAATTATTAAAAATGATTATCGGATAGATATCCCGAGAAGAAGTATTTCTTATTATATGAATGAGTTAAGCACAAAAACTAACATAAATTAATCTTAAATAATTATGATGAATAAAATACTAATTTTAGATGATGATACCGGAATCTGTAAAGTATTAGATAGTATTCTATCTGAAGAAGGTTACGAAGTTATTGTTGCAAATAACGGAAAAGAAGGACTTTATAAAATAAAAAATGAAAAACCGGATGTTATTTTAGTTGACATTAGATTACCTGATATAAATGGTTTATCTTTGATTGGCGAACATCTTCAAACATCTACAAATAGTTTCATAATCATTTTAACGGGTTATGGCACTATTGAATCAGCAGTACAATCTATGAAACTGGGCGTGTTTGATTACATGACTAAACCATTTGATGAAGAAAAAATACTTCTTACGATAA is part of the Elusimicrobiota bacterium genome and encodes:
- a CDS encoding DUF1573 domain-containing protein gives rise to the protein MIPRSLLWGALFFPFFFLTFSYCQAIEIDKNIIDLGSFKEGIIIEQTLNIKNTSKNILNIGVRPSCNCITVTPEKYNLKQNQNINIKVKVNTAGYTSNINEKIFIQSNDSKNPYISIDVKGKLVSNKNLTIPITIFDSVGCLFCIELEKNTIPLYEKKYNVKIELTKYPVSDPKNYSSLVLLEKKMGKTLNKIPVLFIGNDIIGGKEEIKKNLSFLIEKYIKLGGAKKIDIPSGEVKKSDVTSKLSLLPIVSAGLIDSVNPCAFATIIFLITYLNMVLKKQKYEILLTGMSFVVGVFVTYFLIGLGLLKFLQQINQILIISKIMYLLIGVLVLFVSFQHLREAIAIKKGTNIYDNTIKLKLPNKLRWIIYTVITKLAALKYLIPIAFLIGAAITILELFCTGQIYLPTIMYIIKLPNYHTQGILYLLLYCLLFVLPLIIIFFLFYYGLDIDLLEAAFRKKIFLIKILMSAFFLTLGIIIFIITFFT
- the secA gene encoding preprotein translocase subunit SecA gives rise to the protein MINFIFRKLFGTKSERDIKKLQPLIEQINLLEEQIKKLSDDSLKLKTTELKKRLSDGETIEDILPEAFAVVRETSKRTIGLRHFDVQLIGGMILHQGKISEMKTGEGKTLIAPLAAYLNSLTGNGVHIVTVNDYLAKRDRYWMGPIHEFLGLTVGFIQHDTSDEERKLMYQCDITYVTNSELGFDYLRDNMKRSKEERVLRELNYAIVDEVDSILIDEARTPLIISGPAEESTDKYYIINKIIPHLKRKKITEAEEIDAKYKGVDLAVGYDAIIDEKNHTVTLTMQGVQKCEKMLGIKNLYDDVQSEWVHHINQALKAHDLFNKDIDYVVKDGEVLIVDEFTGRLMPGRRWSEGLHQAVEAKENLRIAEENQTLATITYQNFFKLYKKISGMTGTAMTEAHEFWHIYKLDVVEIPTNQPMIRSDFPDVIYRTAKEKYDAILQEIEELHKIGRPILVGTRSIEKNEKLSAMLKKRGVPHQLLNAKFHEQEAQIIAQAGRKKAVTVATNMAGRGTDIVLGGTPSEPSEQEEVKKLGGLHIIGSERHDARRIDNQLRGRSGRQGDMGSSRFFLSLEDELMRLFGSDRIAPIMERLGMKEGEVIEHPLVSRAIENAQRKVEEMNFEIRKNLLEYDNVMNKQREVIYALRNSILEGDNISEKIWNMIDETVDEKIEIYCPKKEYPEKWEIDTIFIWAKKTFGLDLKLSGEEIQKLNQESFKELLIDKIKNIYNQRETEFTKEIMENIEKQVMLQVIDNAWKNHLYDLDQLRKGVGLRAYGQKDPLVEYKKESLSLFMMMMDRIREESVEYIFRVQVMPQPRTRPAPLPLGTQKPKIENQFNQTQQPQSDIPKTLKKIGRNDPCPCGSGKKYKKCCGK
- a CDS encoding secondary thiamine-phosphate synthase enzyme YjbQ; amino-acid sequence: MFHKIKLITNKNVEFINITSIVEKNILESKSNNGTCVVFVPHTTAGITINENADPDVVEDILMILDKKIPLNDANYKHSEGNSAAHVKASLMGSSVTIIIENGKFQLGMWQGIYFCEFDGPRTREFWIKVIS
- a CDS encoding NAD+ synthase translates to MNYKSLENQIVKWLKKKVKESGQKGIVLGLSGGIDSSVVAVLSKKAVGKNNLLCIILPCQSQKSDINDAKKVIRKFGLNSKTIDITKIFDNFIKILPTGNKLSNANLKPRLRMLVLYYFANKLNYVVAGTGNKSELSIGYFTKYGDGGVDILPIGNLYKSEVRGLAKELNIPEEIIKKPPTAGLWAGQTDESEIGTTYDELEWQLKNKKYTKKISKYVNRAKHKLCTPSIFKP
- a CDS encoding redoxin domain-containing protein; translation: MKKYICLFVLCFLFTSITSARPVIGDKASGFILSDLNDSKNSLNTILLSDKPVIISFFATWCQPCLKEIPHLQNLQKKTDATIYLINIDNLSKEKIAEFVKNNNITLPIMLDPDAKITGENYGVLKAGKASIPKLIMLSSSGIVKYIKDGYDENIETILEEKILAVEKESLNRPKELAIFFTNSLNGQVESCDCPRNPFGGLSRRATLLKQQRAKYPNNLLLDSGDLFSYYPSSNSVAGILKIYEILNYDAVGIGDIEFSYADFIKTIDKYKVPFLASNINYCEGDICRFITPHDKIIEKQNLKIKIISIIYPDIFGLYPETILKNLKILTVDDVLTQDKKDCDLLILISHAGYDVDRTLAEKFRNIDVIIGGHSQTLLGNPTKIGNTLIVQAGDNGKYVGKLLLKFDESKKIISFENELTPLTKEIPDDSEVKNLIAEYHLSHKNTAAGAVGAIDTPTGGPHRIGR
- a CDS encoding cold shock domain-containing protein, coding for MRGKVKWFNDSKGYGFLAKDDGSGDVFVHFSSISGDGFKTLAEGDAVEFDVTDSDKGPKATNVKKV
- the lnt gene encoding apolipoprotein N-acyltransferase encodes the protein MKKILLCILSSILLILSFPKTSLWFLAWISLVPLFAAIQDEKPLKSFLYGIFTGLIFYCGILYWLATTFSAAGESIIVSITVLILLSFYLAIYFGLFCLSYSLLPTTHSLLPVFLPAFTWVSLELIRTHLFTGFPWALLGYTQWNFLPIIQISEFTGVYGISFLIVITNLTILKIINERSLKNISTIVTCFLFLISLLFGFFKLNKSTNEQMNKSTIISILQGNIDQYKKWDNTYEQEILDTYSQLANLCPSKTNLIIWPESAIPEDLVNNKNISNWIKNLAKKTRTQHLVGSNVFRNNENYTSAFLISNDGKIIDEYSKIHLVPFGEYVPLRHIIGKFVKAINEIGEFTPGKEYNVINSAIGKIGVNICFETIFPNETRKSIRNGAEIIVNITNDAWYLKTSAPYQHFTINIFRAVENRREVIRAANTGISGFIDSCGRVRLKTNIFTKTILTDSIQLSSKLTFYTKHGDIFAYICTLLTIIILVKKYFNF